The following are from one region of the Nostoc cf. commune SO-36 genome:
- a CDS encoding cation:proton antiporter: MIAPDFQQWLFPKLPIITAVGLKIPNPSMSILYAISQIGLVIYMFLIGLEFNTKLLKHHIKSASLLSAAGIITPFILGAIASFWFYHNGDFFQPNVMPWSAALYLGASMTITAFPMLARILYERGLAQTRFGTLALGAASVDDAVAWCLLAIVLASVKNSLSIAVLAIGGGICYVLFAIFLGQPLLKAFTRMTKRDAGVNRQTLTLMLIILMFCAWFTDITGIYAIFGAFVLGAVTPRGEFAQQIRQYTEFLTTSFLLPIFFVFSGLNTQIGLVNTPILWGVTLLIVAIAILGKGVACMLAAKLTGENWRESATIGALMNARGLMELIILNIGLEQGIITPTLFTIMVIMAVITTLMASPLIAFLLHGTIYEKSST; this comes from the coding sequence TTGATTGCACCAGATTTTCAGCAATGGCTGTTTCCTAAGCTTCCCATTATTACTGCTGTTGGACTCAAGATACCCAATCCATCGATGTCGATTTTATATGCTATTAGCCAGATTGGGTTGGTAATTTATATGTTTTTGATTGGTTTGGAGTTTAACACCAAACTGTTAAAACACCATATTAAAAGTGCAAGTTTGCTATCTGCGGCTGGGATTATTACTCCTTTTATTTTAGGAGCGATCGCATCTTTTTGGTTTTATCATAATGGCGATTTTTTTCAACCAAACGTAATGCCTTGGTCAGCCGCTTTGTATCTAGGTGCATCGATGACAATTACGGCTTTTCCCATGTTAGCTCGCATTCTTTACGAACGCGGTCTTGCACAAACTCGCTTCGGTACTTTGGCTTTAGGTGCAGCATCGGTAGATGATGCCGTTGCTTGGTGTTTGCTGGCAATTGTGCTTGCTAGCGTGAAAAATTCTTTAAGCATTGCCGTCTTAGCAATTGGTGGTGGCATTTGCTATGTGCTATTTGCGATTTTTCTCGGTCAACCTCTACTGAAAGCGTTCACACGCATGACAAAACGGGATGCAGGTGTAAACAGACAAACCCTGACTTTGATGTTGATAATTTTGATGTTTTGTGCATGGTTTACTGATATCACAGGCATCTATGCAATATTCGGTGCTTTTGTGCTGGGAGCAGTGACACCACGGGGGGAATTCGCCCAACAAATTCGCCAATATACCGAGTTTTTGACTACTTCTTTTTTATTACCGATATTTTTTGTCTTCTCTGGATTGAACACTCAAATCGGATTGGTAAACACACCTATTTTGTGGGGAGTTACGCTGTTAATTGTTGCGATTGCCATTCTCGGTAAAGGTGTTGCTTGTATGTTAGCTGCTAAATTGACGGGGGAAAATTGGCGCGAATCGGCAACTATTGGCGCTCTGATGAATGCTCGTGGTTTGATGGAGTTAATCATCCTCAATATTGGTCTAGAACAAGGTATAATTACCCCAACTTTATTCACTATAATGGTTATCATGGCCGTCATTACTACCCTTATGGCATCACCACTGATAGCCTTTTTATTGCATGGTACAATCTATGAAAAATCTTCTACCTAA
- a CDS encoding AMIN domain-containing protein: MDQGLNTKQFSQWGKQLFSISILGFYAAIALETCSTAATPLAKLDNWRFSPKTQQLEITLSAGTTPRYFYLTQPSRLVVDLPNTKLGKVTTQQNYSGSIKSIRVSQLNDHETRIVLDLAPGAVFNPKQVQLQPVSRKNSTRWVLRPVLSGKTTAVKPAKSPPAAKKQPQTPYKSQPPSNLPITTNPQLTVPPISNNLPSTITNNPGQPFVTVPPLSPNTSSQQPALILPPPSFPNQPGDLNSIPPFGMSEFPIPTIPNVPNPPVIEFGQPLPKNR, encoded by the coding sequence ATGGATCAGGGATTAAACACTAAGCAATTTTCCCAATGGGGCAAGCAGCTATTTAGTATCAGTATATTAGGCTTTTATGCAGCGATCGCCCTTGAAACTTGCAGCACTGCCGCTACACCATTAGCAAAGCTAGATAATTGGCGTTTTTCCCCCAAGACGCAGCAACTCGAAATTACTCTCTCAGCAGGCACAACCCCCCGTTATTTCTACCTGACGCAACCCTCTCGTCTGGTTGTAGATTTACCGAATACCAAGTTGGGCAAAGTTACCACGCAACAAAATTATTCTGGATCAATCAAAAGTATTCGCGTTTCTCAACTCAACGATCACGAGACACGCATTGTCCTAGATTTAGCACCAGGGGCTGTTTTTAATCCTAAGCAGGTACAACTGCAACCCGTTTCCCGAAAAAACTCCACTCGTTGGGTATTACGTCCCGTTCTTTCTGGTAAAACTACTGCCGTCAAACCAGCAAAGTCCCCACCTGCCGCTAAAAAACAACCTCAAACACCTTATAAGTCACAGCCGCCTAGTAACCTACCCATAACTACTAATCCACAACTTACAGTTCCGCCTATATCAAATAACCTGCCGTCAACAATTACTAATAATCCAGGGCAGCCTTTTGTCACTGTACCTCCCCTAAGTCCGAATACATCCTCTCAACAACCTGCTTTGATTCTTCCCCCTCCTTCTTTCCCAAATCAACCGGGTGATTTGAATAGCATTCCTCCTTTTGGTATGTCGGAATTTCCAATTCCAACAATCCCCAATGTTCCCAATCCCCCAGTGATAGAGTTTGGGCAACCCCTTCCTAAAAATAGATAG
- a CDS encoding DUF3172 domain-containing protein, which translates to MRRKPTGRSATTSKPSIFQSPMFNLFTIAIMGGVLILGIGIGIAFSSTTTLAPSNVASREFIDLKAPNPEICVQNGASAMVMDARLFVTLNPFNVYVSQPSMRPGCVIRQNNWALLEQRKLVTSEQVRDCKNRLNTFGFTGSLDSDKPDIRCIYQNEAAQNLFTAQPGAVGTPQETDRF; encoded by the coding sequence ATGAGACGTAAACCCACTGGTAGATCGGCTACTACTTCCAAACCCTCGATTTTCCAATCCCCTATGTTTAACCTCTTTACCATTGCAATTATGGGAGGAGTATTGATTTTGGGAATTGGAATTGGTATTGCTTTTAGTTCTACAACCACGTTGGCTCCATCAAATGTGGCTTCCCGTGAATTTATTGATTTGAAAGCACCTAACCCTGAGATTTGCGTGCAGAACGGAGCCAGCGCAATGGTGATGGATGCTAGACTGTTCGTCACTCTCAACCCATTCAACGTCTATGTTTCGCAGCCGAGTATGCGTCCTGGATGTGTAATCCGACAAAATAACTGGGCGCTTTTAGAGCAACGTAAGTTGGTGACATCTGAGCAGGTAAGAGATTGCAAAAATCGCCTGAACACTTTTGGCTTTACAGGTAGCTTGGACAGTGATAAACCTGATATTAGGTGTATATATCAGAATGAAGCTGCTCAAAACTTATTTACCGCTCAACCAGGAGCAGTTGGAACGCCTCAAGAAACGGATAGATTTTAG
- a CDS encoding ABC transporter permease yields the protein MTSQKALFSSKKFKTSQLQILLADSLTIFWGDWLDLRVRIVQVAASGLISPLIYILAFGLGLGSSIKPGSGISGDYNNYLEFILPGMVALSSMTISFGGTTFSICGDRLFSKTFEELLLTPIHPLALHIGKMLAGVVRGLMTSGSVILVAVLLTGNWNFLNPLFLLLVVLNCSVFAGLGVIVGLSVRSLESVGLYNNFIIIPMSFLGATFFDPGTLPSALKVVVYLLPLTYASIGLRAAAHLPLSQFPWYTIPILLVIAIALSLWGGYKFAHQQD from the coding sequence GTGACATCTCAAAAAGCGTTATTTTCAAGCAAGAAGTTCAAAACTTCGCAACTTCAAATCCTTCTAGCTGATAGTTTGACTATTTTCTGGGGAGATTGGTTAGATTTACGTGTGAGAATCGTACAAGTTGCTGCATCAGGCTTAATCTCTCCACTGATATATATTTTAGCTTTTGGCTTGGGTTTGGGTAGTTCTATCAAACCAGGCTCAGGGATTAGTGGTGACTATAACAACTATTTGGAATTTATACTACCGGGGATGGTGGCGCTATCATCGATGACGATTAGCTTTGGTGGTACGACATTTTCAATTTGTGGAGACAGACTATTTAGCAAAACCTTCGAGGAATTGTTGTTAACTCCCATCCACCCTTTAGCGTTGCACATCGGTAAAATGCTGGCGGGAGTCGTGCGGGGACTGATGACATCCGGTTCTGTGATTTTGGTAGCGGTGCTATTGACTGGCAACTGGAATTTTCTCAACCCACTATTTTTATTGTTGGTAGTGCTGAATTGTTCAGTATTTGCTGGGTTAGGGGTAATTGTGGGTTTAAGTGTGCGATCGCTCGAATCAGTTGGACTTTACAACAATTTTATCATTATCCCCATGTCTTTCTTAGGAGCAACTTTCTTTGACCCTGGTACGTTACCATCTGCCCTCAAAGTCGTAGTTTACCTGTTGCCGTTGACCTACGCCAGCATTGGATTGCGTGCAGCTGCCCATTTACCCTTGTCCCAGTTTCCTTGGTATACTATACCGATTTTGCTGGTGATTGCGATCGCTCTTTCTCTGTGGGGTGGTTATAAATTCGCTCACCAACAAGATTAA